A window of the Camelus dromedarius isolate mCamDro1 chromosome 5, mCamDro1.pat, whole genome shotgun sequence genome harbors these coding sequences:
- the EIF2S1 gene encoding eukaryotic translation initiation factor 2 subunit 1: protein MPGLSCRFYQHKFPEVEDVVMVNVRSIAEMGAYVSLLEYNNIEGMILLSELSRRRIRSINKLIRIGRNECVVVIRVDKEKGYIDLSKRRVSPEEAIKCEDKFTKSKTVYSILRHVAEVLEYTKDEQLESLFQRTAWVFDDKYKRPGYGAYDAFKHAVSDPSILDSLDLNEDEREVLINNINRRLTPQAVKIRADIEVACYGYEGIDAVKEALRAGLNCSTETMPIKINLIAPPRYVMTTTTLERTEGLSVLNQAMAVIKEKIEEKRGVFNVQMEPKVVTDTDETELARQLERLERENAEVDGDDDAEEMEAKAED from the exons ATGCCGGGTCTAAGTTGTAGATTTTATCAGCACAAATTTCCTGAGGTGGAAGATGTAGTGATGGTGAACGTAAGGTCTATTGCTGAAATGGGGGCTTATGTCAGCTTGCTGGAATACAACAACATCGAAGGCATGATTCTTCTGAGTGAGTTGTCCAGAAGGCGTATTCGTTCTATAAACAAACTCATCCGGATTGGCAGGAATGAATGTGTGGTTGTCATTAGAGTGGACAAAGAAAAAG GGTATATTGATTTGTCAAAAAGAAGAGTTTCTCCAGAGGAAGCAATCAAATGTGAAGACAAATTCACCAAATCCAAAACT GTTTACAGCATTCTGCGTCATGTTGCTGAGGTGTTAGAATACACCAAGGACGAGCAGCTGGAAAGCCTGTTCCAGAGGACTGCCTGGGTCTTTGATGACAAGTACAAGAGACCCGGATATGGTGCCTATGATGCATTTAAGCATGCAGTCTC aGACCCATCTATTTTGGATAGTTTAGATTTGAATGAAGATGAACGGGAAGTACTCATTAACAATATTAATAGGCGTTTGACCCCACAGGCTGTCAAAATTCGAGCAg ATATTGAAGTGGCTTGTTATGGTTATGAAGGCATTGATGCCGTAAAAGAAGCCCTGAGAGCAGGTTTGAATTGTTCAACAGAAACCATGCCCATCAAG ATTAATCTAATAGCTCCTCCTCGGTATGTAATGACCACAACCACCCTGGAGAGAACAGAAGGCCTCTCTGTCCTTAATCAAGCTATGGctgttataaaagaaaagattgaggAAAAGAGGGGTGTCTTCAATGTTCAAATGGAG CCCAAAGTGGTCACAGATACAGATGAGACGGAACTTGCAAGGCAGCTGGAGAGGCTTGAGAGAGAAAATGCCGAAGTAGATGGAGATGATGATGCGGAAGAAATGGAAGCCAAAGCCGAAGATTAA